In one Streptomyces marincola genomic region, the following are encoded:
- a CDS encoding phosphoglycerate kinase encodes MKTIEDLQVAGRRVFVRADLNVPLADGTITDDGRIRAVVPTLKKLVEAGARVVVASHLGRPKGAPDPQYSLAPVAGRLGELLGAPVAFATDTVGDSARAAVAGLADGQVALLENLRFNAGETSKDEAERGAFAERLADLADVYVGDGFGAVHRKHASVHDLPARLPHAAGGLIATEVGVLEKLTENVSRPYAVVLGGAKVSDKLGVIEHLLTRADRILIGGGMAYTFLKAQGHEVGDSLLQEDQVPTVRAYLRRADELGVEFVLPVDVVAAKEFPDLRTKAPADPVVVPADAIPAGQQGLDIGPETQARYAARLADAATVFWNGPMGVFEHPDFAAGTRAVAQALADSPAFTVVGGGDSAAAVRLLGFEESAFGHISTGGGASLEYLEGKTLPGLAALED; translated from the coding sequence ATGAAGACGATCGAAGATCTCCAGGTCGCGGGGCGGCGGGTCTTCGTCCGCGCGGACCTGAACGTTCCGCTCGCCGACGGGACCATCACCGACGACGGCCGAATCCGGGCCGTGGTGCCCACCCTCAAGAAGCTCGTCGAGGCCGGCGCCCGCGTGGTCGTCGCCTCGCACCTGGGCCGGCCCAAGGGGGCGCCGGACCCGCAGTACTCCCTCGCGCCCGTCGCCGGGCGGCTCGGTGAACTGCTGGGCGCCCCGGTGGCGTTCGCGACCGACACGGTGGGCGACAGCGCCAGGGCCGCCGTCGCAGGACTGGCCGACGGCCAGGTCGCGCTGCTGGAGAATCTGCGCTTCAACGCGGGGGAGACCAGCAAGGACGAGGCCGAGCGCGGCGCGTTCGCCGAGCGGCTCGCGGACCTGGCCGACGTGTACGTCGGCGACGGATTCGGCGCGGTGCACCGCAAGCACGCCTCCGTCCACGACCTCCCGGCGCGGCTCCCGCACGCGGCGGGCGGGCTCATCGCCACCGAGGTCGGTGTGCTGGAGAAGCTGACCGAGAACGTCAGCCGCCCCTACGCCGTGGTCCTCGGCGGCGCGAAGGTCTCGGACAAGCTCGGTGTCATCGAGCACCTCCTCACCCGGGCCGACCGCATCCTGATCGGCGGCGGCATGGCCTACACGTTCCTGAAGGCCCAGGGGCACGAGGTCGGGGATTCGCTGCTCCAGGAGGACCAGGTGCCCACGGTGCGCGCGTACCTGCGCCGGGCGGACGAGCTCGGCGTGGAGTTCGTGCTCCCGGTCGACGTCGTCGCGGCCAAGGAGTTCCCCGACCTCAGGACGAAGGCGCCCGCGGACCCGGTCGTGGTGCCCGCGGACGCCATCCCCGCCGGTCAGCAGGGCCTGGACATCGGCCCCGAGACGCAGGCCCGTTACGCCGCCAGGCTGGCCGACGCGGCGACCGTCTTCTGGAACGGGCCCATGGGCGTCTTCGAGCACCCCGACTTCGCCGCCGGCACCCGGGCGGTGGCGCAGGCGCTCGCGGACAGCCCGGCGTTCACCGTCGTCGGCGGTGGCGACTCGGCGGCGGCGGTGCGCCTCCTCGGCTTCGAGGAGTCGGCATTCGGCCATATCTCGACCGGCGGCGGAGCGAGCCTTGAGTACCTCGAAGGCAAGACGCTCCCCGGCCTCGCGGCACTGGAGGACTGA
- the gap gene encoding type I glyceraldehyde-3-phosphate dehydrogenase — MTIRVGINGFGRIGRNYFRALLDQGADVQIVGVNDLTDNATLVHLLKYDTILGRLKEEVTHTEDTISVGNQTFKTFAERDPAALPWGDLGADIVIESTGIFTKRDDAAKHLTAGAKKVLISAPAKNEDLTVVMGVNQDAYDAGTHHVISNASCTTNCVAPMAKVLDENFGIVKGLMTTVHAYTNDQRILDFPHKDLRRARAAAQNIIPTTTGAAKATALVLPQLKGKLDGIAMRVPVPTGSVTDLVVELGREADRDEVNAAFRAAAEGELKGILEYTEDQIVSSDIVNWPASCTFDSSLTMSQGTQVKIVGWYDNEWGYSNRLVDLTRYVGERL; from the coding sequence GTGACGATCCGCGTAGGCATCAACGGCTTCGGCCGCATCGGTCGCAACTACTTCCGCGCGCTCCTTGATCAGGGAGCGGACGTCCAGATCGTCGGTGTCAACGACCTGACCGACAACGCCACCCTGGTGCACCTGCTCAAGTACGACACCATCCTCGGCCGCCTCAAGGAAGAGGTCACCCACACCGAGGACACCATTTCCGTCGGCAACCAGACGTTCAAGACGTTCGCCGAGCGCGACCCGGCCGCGCTGCCGTGGGGCGACCTGGGCGCCGACATCGTCATCGAGTCCACCGGCATCTTCACCAAGCGTGACGACGCCGCCAAGCACCTGACCGCCGGCGCCAAGAAGGTCCTGATCTCCGCGCCCGCGAAGAACGAGGACCTGACGGTCGTCATGGGCGTCAACCAGGACGCCTACGACGCCGGCACGCACCACGTCATCTCCAACGCCTCCTGCACCACCAACTGCGTGGCGCCCATGGCCAAGGTGCTCGACGAGAACTTCGGCATCGTCAAGGGCCTGATGACGACCGTCCACGCGTACACGAACGACCAGCGCATCCTCGACTTCCCGCACAAGGACCTGCGCCGCGCCCGCGCCGCCGCGCAGAACATCATCCCCACCACCACCGGCGCCGCCAAGGCGACGGCCCTGGTGCTCCCGCAGCTCAAGGGCAAGCTGGACGGCATCGCCATGCGCGTGCCGGTCCCGACCGGCTCCGTCACCGACCTGGTCGTCGAGCTGGGCCGCGAGGCCGACCGCGACGAGGTCAACGCGGCCTTCCGCGCGGCGGCCGAGGGCGAGCTGAAGGGCATCCTTGAGTACACCGAGGACCAGATCGTCTCCTCGGACATCGTCAACTGGCCGGCCTCCTGCACCTTCGACTCCTCGCTCACGATGTCGCAGGGCACGCAGGTCAAGATCGTCGGCTGGTACGACAACGAGTGGGGCTACTCCAACCGCCTCGTCGACCTGACCCGTTACGTCGGCGAGCGGCTCTGA
- the whiA gene encoding DNA-binding protein WhiA, translating into MAMTAAVKDEISRLPVTRTCCRKSEVSSILRFAGGLHLVSGRIVIEAELDTGIAARRLRRDILEIFGHSSDLVVMAPGGLRRGSRYVVRVVAGGDQLARQTGLVDGRGRPIRGLPPQVVSGATCDAEAAWRGAFLAHGSLTEPGRSSSLEVTCPGPEAALALVGAARRLQIGAKAREVRSVDRVVVRDGDAIGALLTRLGAHESVLAWEERRMRREVRATANRLANFDDANLRRSARAAVAAGARVQRALEILGDEVPDHLAAAGRLRMDHKQASLEELGALADPPLTKDAVAGRIRRLLAMADKRAQDLGIPGTEASLTEEMVG; encoded by the coding sequence ATGGCGATGACGGCTGCGGTGAAGGACGAGATCTCCCGGCTCCCCGTCACCCGCACCTGCTGCCGCAAGTCGGAGGTGTCGTCCATCCTGCGCTTCGCGGGCGGCCTGCACCTGGTGAGCGGGCGGATCGTGATCGAGGCGGAGCTGGACACGGGCATCGCCGCGCGGCGCCTGCGCCGGGACATCCTGGAGATCTTCGGCCACTCCTCCGACCTGGTGGTGATGGCGCCCGGCGGGCTGCGCCGCGGCAGCCGGTACGTGGTCCGCGTCGTCGCGGGCGGCGATCAGCTGGCCCGCCAGACCGGCCTGGTCGACGGCAGGGGCCGCCCGATCCGCGGCCTGCCGCCGCAGGTGGTCTCTGGGGCGACCTGCGACGCCGAGGCGGCCTGGCGGGGCGCGTTCCTCGCCCACGGCTCCCTGACCGAGCCGGGGCGCTCCTCCTCGCTCGAAGTGACCTGCCCGGGACCCGAGGCCGCGCTCGCCCTGGTCGGGGCGGCCCGCCGGCTCCAGATCGGTGCCAAGGCCCGCGAGGTGCGCAGCGTGGACCGTGTCGTCGTGCGCGACGGCGACGCCATCGGTGCGCTGCTCACCCGCCTGGGCGCCCACGAGTCGGTGCTGGCCTGGGAGGAGCGCAGGATGCGGCGCGAGGTACGGGCCACGGCCAACCGCCTGGCGAACTTCGACGACGCCAACCTGCGCCGTTCGGCCCGGGCCGCGGTCGCCGCGGGCGCCCGCGTGCAGCGCGCCCTGGAGATCCTGGGCGACGAGGTGCCCGACCACCTCGCGGCGGCGGGCCGGCTGCGCATGGACCACAAGCAGGCGTCCCTGGAGGAGCTGGGCGCGCTCGCCGATCCGCCGCTGACCAAGGACGCGGTCGCGGGCCGCATCAGGCGGCTGCTCGCGATGGCGGACAAGCGGGCCCAGGACCTGGGCATTCCCGGCACCGAGGCGAGTCTCACCGAGGAGATGGTCGGCTGA
- a CDS encoding gluconeogenesis factor YvcK family protein, producing the protein MPRKGLWHRRGAESRPLGRTTARPPRGGRRGAQPKVVALGGGMGLSASLTALRRITGDLTAVVTVADDGGSSGRLRDELGVLPPGDLRKALAALCGDDEWGRTWSEVVQHRFTSEGALHDHAVGNLLIVALWEQLGDHVRALDLVGKLLGAHGRVLPMSAVPLELEALVRGHDPRHPGELSRVRGQVAVALTPGEVQRVVLVPGDPPAVPEAVEAVLDADWVVLGPGSWFSSVIPHLLVPELLDALVATRARRVLSLNLAPQPGETDGFSPQRHVEVLVQHAPKLAFDVVLADQAAVPDQESLRRAAERLGAGVELAPVAARGDRSVPGGSPRHDPELLAAAYDRIFRMHGRIGPWR; encoded by the coding sequence ATGCCGCGCAAGGGCCTGTGGCACCGCAGGGGCGCCGAGAGCCGGCCGCTCGGCCGCACCACCGCCCGCCCGCCGCGCGGCGGGCGGCGTGGCGCCCAGCCCAAGGTCGTGGCCCTGGGCGGCGGCATGGGGCTCTCCGCCTCGCTGACCGCGCTGCGCCGCATCACGGGCGATCTCACGGCCGTGGTGACCGTCGCCGACGACGGGGGGTCGAGCGGCAGGCTCCGCGACGAGCTCGGCGTCCTGCCGCCCGGCGACCTGCGCAAGGCTTTGGCCGCGCTCTGCGGCGACGACGAGTGGGGCCGCACGTGGTCGGAGGTCGTGCAGCACCGCTTCACGAGCGAGGGGGCGCTGCACGACCACGCCGTGGGCAATCTGCTCATCGTCGCGCTGTGGGAGCAACTCGGCGATCACGTGCGGGCGCTCGACCTGGTCGGCAAGCTCCTCGGCGCGCACGGCCGGGTCCTGCCGATGTCGGCCGTGCCGCTCGAACTCGAGGCACTCGTCCGGGGCCACGACCCGCGGCACCCGGGGGAGCTGAGCCGGGTCCGCGGGCAGGTGGCCGTCGCCCTCACCCCCGGCGAGGTGCAGCGGGTCGTGCTCGTTCCGGGCGACCCGCCGGCCGTTCCCGAGGCCGTCGAGGCGGTGCTCGACGCCGACTGGGTGGTGCTCGGACCCGGCTCGTGGTTCTCGTCCGTCATCCCCCACCTGCTGGTCCCCGAGCTGCTCGACGCCCTCGTCGCCACGAGGGCCCGCCGCGTCCTCTCCCTCAACCTGGCTCCGCAGCCGGGCGAAACTGATGGCTTCTCCCCGCAGCGTCATGTGGAGGTTTTGGTACAACACGCCCCTAAACTCGCCTTTGACGTGGTGCTGGCAGACCAGGCCGCCGTTCCGGACCAGGAGAGTCTGCGCCGGGCGGCCGAGCGGCTGGGAGCCGGAGTCGAGCTGGCGCCGGTGGCCGCCCGCGGCGACCGCTCGGTTCCGGGTGGTTCTCCCCGGCACGACCCGGAGCTGCTCGCCGCCGCGTACGACCGTATTTTTCGGATGCATGGAAGGATCGGCCCATGGCGATGA
- the rapZ gene encoding RNase adapter RapZ: MSEQSRGAEQPGTPPGGEETLTTPELVIISGMSGAGRSTAAKCLEDLGWFVVDNLPPALIPTMVDLGARSQGNVARIAVVVDVRGRSFFDSLRESLTDLDTKGVTRRIVFLEASDNALVQRFESVRRPHPLQGDGRIVDGIAAERDLLRELRGDADLVIDTSNLNVHELRAKMDAQFAGGDEPELRATVMSFGYKYGLPVDADHVVDCRFLPNPHWVPELRPYTGTSEEVSGYVFNQPGAKEFLDRYAELLQLIATGYRREGKRYVTIAVGCTGGKHRSVAMSERLARRLAAEGVETVVVHRDMGRE; the protein is encoded by the coding sequence ATGAGCGAACAGAGCAGAGGAGCCGAGCAGCCGGGCACGCCGCCCGGCGGCGAGGAGACCCTCACCACCCCGGAGCTGGTGATCATCTCCGGCATGTCCGGGGCCGGGCGCAGCACCGCCGCCAAGTGCCTTGAGGATCTCGGCTGGTTCGTCGTGGACAACCTGCCGCCCGCCCTGATCCCCACCATGGTCGACCTCGGCGCCCGCTCCCAGGGCAACGTGGCGCGCATCGCCGTCGTCGTCGACGTCCGCGGCCGGAGCTTCTTCGACAGCCTCCGCGAGTCGCTGACCGACCTCGACACCAAGGGCGTCACGCGCCGCATCGTCTTCCTTGAGGCGTCGGACAACGCGCTCGTGCAGCGGTTCGAGTCCGTCCGCCGCCCGCACCCGCTCCAGGGCGACGGCCGGATCGTCGACGGCATCGCGGCCGAGCGCGACCTGCTGCGCGAGCTGCGCGGCGACGCCGACCTGGTGATCGACACCTCCAACCTGAACGTGCACGAGCTGCGCGCCAAGATGGACGCCCAGTTCGCCGGCGGCGACGAGCCGGAGCTGCGCGCGACGGTGATGTCGTTCGGGTACAAGTACGGCCTGCCGGTGGACGCCGACCACGTCGTCGACTGCCGCTTCCTGCCCAACCCCCACTGGGTGCCCGAGCTGCGCCCCTACACGGGCACGAGCGAGGAGGTCTCGGGCTACGTCTTCAACCAGCCGGGCGCCAAGGAGTTCCTCGACCGCTACGCCGAACTGCTCCAGCTGATCGCCACCGGCTACCGCCGCGAGGGCAAGCGGTACGTCACGATCGCCGTGGGCTGCACGGGCGGCAAGCACCGCAGCGTCGCGATGTCCGAGCGGCTGGCCCGCAGGCTCGCCGCGGAGGGAGTCGAAACGGTCGTCGTCCACCGGGACATGGGGCGCGAGTAG
- the uvrC gene encoding excinuclease ABC subunit UvrC, producing MADPSSYRPRPGEIPDSPGVYRFRDDHRRVIYVGKAKSLRQRLSSYFQDLAGLHPRTASMVTTASSVEWTVVSTEVEALQLEYSWIKEYDPRFNVKYRDDKSYPSLAVTMNEEYPRAQVMRGPKRKGVRYFGPYAHAWAIRETVDLLLRVFPIRTCSAGVFKRARAVGRPCLLGYIDKCSAPCTGRIDPDEHRALAEEFCDFMAGRTGAHLKRLEEEMHRAAEALEYERAGRLRDDIEALRRALEKNAVVLADATDADLIALAEDDLEAAVQIFHVRGGRVRGQRGWVTDRVENVTTADLVEAALQQLYGEESGESVPKEVLVPALPEPSEPLVEWLGERRGSRVGLRVPQRGDKRDLMATVQRNAQQSLALHKTKRASDLTTRSRALEEIAEALGLDSAPLRIECFDVSHLQGDDVVASMVVFEDGLARKSEYRRFQIKGFSGQDDVRAMHEVVSRRFRRYLREREKTGEWAVEEPEEDAPASPRDEDGRPKRFAYPPQLVVVDGGQPQVAAARRAMDELGVDDVAVCGLAKRLEEVWLPGDDDPVILPRSSEGLYLLQRVRDEAHRFAIRYQRGKRSQSIRKGPLDAVPGLGETRKKALLKHFGSVKRLRAATIEEICEVPGVGRRTAETVAAALAGDRQAVPAVNTATGEIIED from the coding sequence ATGGCCGACCCCTCAAGCTACCGCCCAAGGCCGGGCGAGATTCCCGACTCGCCCGGGGTCTACCGTTTCCGCGACGACCACCGACGGGTCATCTACGTCGGCAAGGCCAAGAGCCTCAGGCAGCGGCTCTCCTCCTACTTCCAGGACCTGGCGGGCCTGCACCCCAGGACGGCCAGCATGGTCACCACGGCCTCGTCCGTGGAGTGGACCGTCGTCTCGACGGAGGTCGAGGCCCTCCAGCTCGAATACTCCTGGATCAAGGAGTACGACCCCAGGTTCAACGTCAAGTACCGCGACGACAAGAGCTATCCGTCGCTCGCCGTCACGATGAACGAGGAGTACCCGCGCGCCCAGGTCATGCGCGGGCCCAAGCGCAAGGGCGTGCGCTACTTCGGCCCCTACGCCCACGCGTGGGCCATCCGGGAGACCGTCGACCTGCTGCTGCGCGTCTTCCCGATCCGCACCTGCTCCGCCGGCGTCTTCAAGCGGGCGCGGGCCGTCGGCAGGCCCTGCCTGCTCGGCTACATCGACAAGTGCTCCGCGCCCTGCACCGGCCGGATCGACCCCGATGAGCACCGCGCGCTCGCCGAGGAGTTCTGCGACTTCATGGCCGGCCGCACCGGCGCCCACCTCAAGCGCCTCGAAGAGGAGATGCACCGGGCGGCCGAGGCACTGGAGTACGAGCGGGCAGGCCGGCTGCGCGACGACATCGAGGCCCTGCGCCGCGCCCTGGAGAAGAACGCGGTCGTGCTCGCCGACGCCACCGACGCCGACCTGATCGCCCTCGCCGAGGACGATCTTGAGGCGGCGGTGCAGATCTTCCACGTCCGCGGCGGCCGGGTGCGCGGCCAGCGCGGCTGGGTCACCGACCGCGTCGAGAACGTGACCACGGCCGACCTCGTGGAGGCGGCGCTCCAGCAGCTCTACGGCGAGGAGAGCGGCGAGAGCGTGCCCAAGGAGGTGCTGGTCCCGGCGCTGCCCGAGCCCTCCGAGCCGCTGGTCGAGTGGCTGGGGGAACGCCGCGGCTCACGCGTCGGCCTGCGCGTTCCGCAGCGCGGCGACAAGCGCGACCTGATGGCGACCGTGCAGCGCAACGCCCAGCAGTCCCTGGCCCTGCACAAGACCAAGCGCGCCTCGGACCTGACGACCCGCTCGCGCGCCCTTGAGGAGATCGCCGAGGCCCTGGGGCTCGACTCGGCGCCGCTGCGCATCGAGTGCTTCGACGTCTCCCACCTCCAGGGCGACGACGTGGTCGCCTCGATGGTCGTCTTCGAGGACGGCCTGGCGAGGAAGAGCGAGTACCGGCGGTTCCAGATCAAGGGCTTCAGCGGCCAGGACGACGTCCGCGCCATGCACGAGGTCGTCTCCCGCCGGTTCCGCCGCTACCTCAGGGAGCGGGAGAAGACCGGTGAGTGGGCCGTCGAGGAACCGGAGGAGGACGCTCCGGCGTCTCCCCGGGACGAGGACGGCCGCCCCAAGCGGTTCGCCTACCCGCCCCAGCTCGTGGTGGTGGACGGCGGGCAGCCGCAGGTGGCCGCCGCCCGCAGGGCGATGGACGAGCTCGGCGTCGACGACGTCGCCGTGTGCGGACTCGCCAAGCGCCTTGAGGAGGTCTGGCTGCCGGGCGACGACGACCCGGTGATCCTGCCCCGTTCCAGCGAGGGGCTCTACCTCCTGCAACGGGTCCGTGACGAGGCGCACCGCTTCGCGATCCGCTACCAGCGGGGCAAGCGGTCACAATCGATAAGGAAGGGTCCCCTCGACGCCGTACCCGGCCTCGGGGAGACCCGGAAGAAGGCCCTGCTCAAGCACTTCGGATCGGTCAAGCGACTGCGCGCCGCCACGATCGAGGAGATCTGCGAGGTACCGGGAGTGGGCCGCAGGACCGCGGAGACGGTCGCCGCGGCCCTGGCCGGGGACCGCCAGGCCGTCCCCGCGGTCAACACCGCGACCGGCGAGATCATCGAGGACTGA
- a CDS encoding MBL fold metallo-hydrolase: MTYTGTVTVGGPADVHELAKLIITKVAVGPMENNAYLLRCRDTGEQLLIDAAAEPDTLLGLIGDDGLAGVVTTHRHGDHWQALDEVVRATGARTYAGRPDTEGIPVPTEQPLDDGAELAVGVCRLAVRQLVGHTPGSVALVYDDPEGHPHVFTGDSLFPGGVGNTRGDARAFEQLLGDVEAKLFAPLPDETWVYPGHGADTTLGAERPHLGEWRQRGW; the protein is encoded by the coding sequence ATGACCTACACCGGCACTGTCACGGTCGGCGGCCCGGCCGACGTCCACGAGCTGGCGAAGTTGATCATCACCAAGGTCGCGGTCGGCCCCATGGAGAACAACGCCTACCTGCTGCGCTGCCGTGATACCGGCGAGCAGCTGCTGATCGACGCCGCCGCGGAGCCCGACACCCTGCTCGGCCTCATCGGGGACGACGGACTCGCCGGCGTCGTCACCACCCACCGGCACGGCGACCACTGGCAGGCGCTCGACGAAGTGGTGCGCGCCACCGGCGCGCGCACGTACGCCGGGCGCCCCGACACCGAGGGCATCCCGGTGCCCACCGAGCAGCCGCTCGACGACGGCGCGGAGCTCGCCGTCGGCGTCTGCCGGCTCGCCGTGCGGCAGCTCGTCGGCCACACGCCCGGCTCCGTCGCGCTGGTGTACGACGACCCGGAGGGGCACCCGCACGTCTTCACCGGCGACTCGCTCTTCCCCGGCGGCGTCGGCAACACCCGCGGCGACGCCCGGGCGTTCGAGCAGCTGCTCGGCGACGTGGAGGCCAAGCTGTTCGCGCCGCTGCCCGACGAGACCTGGGTCTACCCGGGACACGGCGCCGACACGACCCTGGGCGCGGAGCGGCCCCACCTCGGGGAGTGGCGCCAACGCGGCTGGTGA
- a CDS encoding maleylpyruvate isomerase family mycothiol-dependent enzyme: protein MTGPEADLAALKDATERLLAAVEPLDDDAVAAPSRLPDWTRGHVLAHLARNADALVDVIHGRPMYPSEESRNADIERGARRPAALHRADLRESAARFAETAAGLSGPAWQRTAALRNGVVDTLAGLPFRRLTEIELHHIDLDIGRTVADLPGTFVDRSVEQLARRFAGHPALPPLELRAEDGRHWRTGAAEGEPRVVAGTPAALVGWLTGRTSGSGLTSGGPLPQPPPL from the coding sequence ATGACCGGACCCGAGGCGGACCTCGCCGCACTCAAGGACGCGACCGAACGCCTTCTCGCCGCCGTCGAGCCCCTGGACGACGACGCGGTGGCGGCTCCCTCGCGCCTCCCGGACTGGACCCGCGGCCACGTCCTCGCCCACCTCGCCCGCAACGCGGACGCGCTGGTCGACGTCATCCACGGACGCCCGATGTACCCGAGCGAGGAGAGCAGGAACGCGGACATCGAGCGCGGTGCCCGCCGGCCCGCCGCCCTCCACCGGGCGGACCTGCGCGAAAGCGCCGCCCGCTTCGCGGAGACGGCCGCCGGGCTCTCCGGCCCGGCGTGGCAGCGCACGGCGGCCCTGCGCAACGGCGTCGTCGACACCCTGGCCGGCCTCCCGTTCCGCAGGCTGACCGAGATCGAGCTGCACCACATCGACCTGGACATCGGCCGCACGGTCGCCGACCTGCCCGGCACGTTCGTCGACCGGTCCGTCGAGCAGCTGGCCCGCCGCTTCGCCGGCCACCCCGCCCTGCCGCCGCTCGAACTGCGGGCCGAGGACGGCCGCCACTGGCGGACCGGCGCCGCGGAGGGCGAGCCGCGGGTCGTGGCCGGCACCCCCGCGGCCCTGGTCGGCTGGCTCACCGGGCGCACCTCGGGCAGCGGCCTCACCAGCGGCGGCCCGCTGCCCCAGCCGCCGCCCCTCTGA